One window of Burkholderia cepacia GG4 genomic DNA carries:
- a CDS encoding helix-turn-helix transcriptional regulator, whose translation MRLLQPDPAARGHYLIGVRPDSLGATLRAVGTPDFVGAVTEFVNDSIDADAVHLERWRADTGSTSGFVVEWLGSGSLRFAADTLRVMDVYYQDYCQADPLVAPLRGKAGTLLVQRHVDGIAQGEFRRRIFDEPGIGQECLLVHGNAHLQYALGLARTVGRAAFTTDELFHFRQMVDLLFPMFELHARTCAARRVAAVSVNAESQASFDARLERQDVQLSRREHEICRLMLCGRSVPEAAQQLDVKLSTAESYVKRAFAKLGVRTRRELFDWVLVDC comes from the coding sequence ATGCGACTGCTCCAGCCCGACCCTGCCGCCCGCGGCCACTACCTGATCGGCGTGCGCCCCGACTCGCTCGGCGCGACGTTACGCGCGGTCGGCACGCCGGATTTCGTCGGCGCGGTGACGGAGTTCGTCAACGACAGCATCGACGCCGACGCCGTGCACCTCGAACGCTGGCGCGCGGACACGGGCAGCACGTCGGGCTTCGTGGTCGAATGGCTCGGCAGCGGCAGCCTGCGTTTCGCGGCCGATACGCTGCGCGTGATGGACGTCTACTACCAGGACTATTGCCAGGCCGACCCGCTGGTCGCGCCGCTGCGCGGCAAGGCCGGCACGCTGCTCGTGCAGCGCCATGTCGACGGCATCGCGCAAGGCGAGTTCCGCCGGCGGATCTTCGACGAACCCGGCATCGGGCAGGAATGCCTGCTCGTGCACGGCAACGCGCACCTGCAGTACGCGCTCGGGCTCGCGCGCACCGTCGGGCGCGCCGCGTTCACGACGGACGAGCTGTTCCACTTCCGGCAGATGGTCGACCTGCTGTTCCCGATGTTCGAGCTGCATGCGCGCACCTGCGCGGCGCGGCGCGTGGCGGCGGTGTCGGTGAATGCCGAATCGCAGGCGAGCTTCGATGCACGTCTCGAACGGCAGGACGTGCAGCTGTCGCGCCGCGAACACGAGATCTGCCGGCTGATGCTGTGCGGGCGCTCGGTGCCCGAGGCCGCGCAGCAGCTCGACGTGAAGCTATCGACGGCCGAGTCGTACGTGAAGCGCGCGTTTGCGAAGCTCGGCGTACGCACGCGCCGCGAGCTGTTCGACTGGGTACTCGTCGACTGCTGA
- a CDS encoding LysR family transcriptional regulator, with amino-acid sequence MFSNTTDLDLRLIRVFLAVVDARGITAAEASLGVRQSTISTQLSALEARVGFKLCDRGRGGFRLTSKGERFAATARTLVAATSEFVARVRDIDRKLVGTLSIGLIGQAPLVENARVADAIGAFRKRDQAVTFAMKVASPQELEESLVNNQLDLAIGYFWHRVPGLLYTPLFTEQQVIYCGRGHPLFHASRPVTADDLQLHDWVWRTYPVPEEQYPLPERRVTASADSIEAATILILSGGHLGYLPAHYAEPFEQRGLVKAVGRTTFSFDVPLHLAMKRSTSDKPIVDAFCEDLLRAFNIKAAALAA; translated from the coding sequence ATGTTTTCGAATACCACCGATCTCGATCTCCGGCTCATCCGGGTCTTTCTGGCCGTCGTCGACGCACGCGGCATCACGGCCGCCGAGGCATCGCTCGGCGTGCGGCAGTCGACGATCAGCACGCAGCTCTCGGCGCTGGAAGCGCGCGTCGGCTTCAAGCTGTGCGATCGCGGGCGCGGCGGGTTTCGCCTGACGTCGAAGGGCGAACGCTTCGCGGCCACCGCGCGCACGCTCGTCGCAGCGACGTCCGAATTCGTCGCGCGCGTGCGCGACATCGACCGCAAGCTGGTCGGCACGCTGTCGATCGGGTTGATCGGCCAGGCGCCGCTCGTCGAGAACGCGCGCGTGGCCGACGCGATCGGCGCATTCCGCAAGCGCGACCAGGCCGTCACGTTCGCGATGAAGGTCGCGTCGCCGCAGGAGCTCGAGGAAAGCCTCGTCAACAACCAGCTCGATCTCGCGATCGGCTATTTCTGGCATCGCGTGCCGGGCCTGCTCTACACGCCGCTCTTCACCGAGCAGCAGGTGATCTACTGCGGGCGCGGGCATCCGCTGTTCCATGCGTCGCGGCCCGTGACGGCCGACGACCTGCAGCTTCACGACTGGGTGTGGCGCACCTATCCGGTGCCGGAGGAGCAGTATCCGCTGCCCGAGCGGCGCGTGACCGCGAGCGCGGACAGCATCGAGGCCGCGACGATCCTGATCCTGTCGGGCGGCCATCTCGGCTACCTGCCCGCGCATTACGCGGAGCCGTTCGAGCAACGCGGGCTCGTGAAGGCCGTCGGCCGCACGACGTTCAGCTTTGACGTACCGCTGCATCTCGCGATGAAGCGCAGCACGAGCGACAAGCCGATCGTCGATGCGTTCTGCGAGGACCTGCTGCGCGCCTTCAATATCAAGGCGGCCGCGCTGGCCGCATAA